The DNA window GGACCGTCGCGTCGGCCAGCGTGCTCAGGAAATGCTCCAGATGCTCGCCCGGCGAGTAGGTCACCGTCACCACGGCCAGCTTCGAACTCACGCGGGCAAGCCTAGCCGGAATGCCCCGCTCGTCCTCATCCGAGCCGCGCCAGCGCGTCGGCGAGCGCGTCCCGCCACGGCCGCAGCGGGGTCAGTCCGGCGGCCTCCCACGACCGCGGGGAGAGCACCGAGTACGCAGGCCGCGGTGCGGGCCGGACGAACTCGGCGCTCGAGCACGCGCGCACCCGCTCGGGGTCGGCGCCGACCTCGGCGAAGACCGCCCGCGCCAGGTCGAACCAGGTCGCCGAACCGGCGTTGGTCGCGTGCAGCGTGGGGACGCCACGGCCACCGGTGCGGGCGAGCTCGAGCAGGCCCGCCGCGAGATCCACCGCGTAGGTGGGCGATCCGAGCTGGTCGTCGACCACCTGCACGGTCTCGCGCTCGCGTTCGAGCCGCAGCATGGTCGCGACGAAGTCGCTGTCGGCGCCGGTGTACACCCACGCCGTCCGCACGACCTGCGCGTCGGGCAGCGCCCGCCGCACGGCCTGCTCCCCCGCCAGCTTGGTCCGCCCGTACGCGCTCCGCGGACCGGTGGCGTCGTCGGCCTCGTAGGGCGCGTGCGCGTCCCCGGGGAACACGTAGTCCGTGGAGACGTGGATCAGCCCGGCGCCCGCCCGCGCACACGCCTCGGCGACGTTGCGCGCGCCGCGCTCGTTGACCGCGGCGGCGGCCGCCTCGTCCGACTCGGCCGCGTCGACGGCCGTGTAGGCGGCGCAGTTCACCACGACGGATCCGGGCTCGACCCACGAGTCGACCGCCTCGCGGTCGGTGATGTCGAGCTCGGCCGACCCGACACCGACCGCCGACACGCCCGCGGCCTCGGCACATTGCAACAGCCGGGCGCCGAGTTGTCCCCGCGCACCCGTGACCAGAATCCTTCGCACAGCGACCGAGTCTGGCACGCCGAGTGCCGCCATGCCTTGTCGAAGCGCAATCCCCAGTAGCCTTGTCGCCAGTATGAGAATCGACCGCCAGGGAGGCGCACGCGTGCCACAGGAGCCCACCGCACGGCAGGTGCCGCGTCCACCGGCCCCCGCTTCCCGCATCCAGATCGCCGTCGCGGTCGCGGCGGTGCTCGTGTTGGTGGTCACCGGGTTCGCTTGGCGCAGTGTCGATTCCCTCCGATCGAGCCTGGCCACCATCGGGGACCTCGGGCTCGGCGGCGGCAAGGACGGCGCGGTGGACATCCTGCTGGTGGGCACCGACAGCCGCACCGACGCGCACGGAAACCCGCTGAGCGAGTCGGAACTCGCGTCGCTGCGTGCCGGCGAGGAGGTGGCGTCGAACACCGACACCATCATCCTGGTCCGGGTCCCCAACGACGGCAGCTCGGCCACCGCGATCTCCATCCCGCGCGATGCGTACGTCGACGTGCCCGGCATCGGCAAGTCGAAGATCAACGCCGCGTACGGCGCCACCAAGGAGAGTGAGCGCCAGGAGCTCGTCGAGGACGGCAAGTCGGAGTCCGAGGCCGAGAAGCAGTCCACGAAGGCCGGCCGCGAGGCGCTCATCAAGTCGGTCGCGAATCTCACCGGCATCACGGTCGACCACTACGCGGAGATCGGCCTGCTCGGATTCGTCCTGCTCACCGACGCGGTCGGCGGCGTCGACGTGTGCCTCAACGCGGCTGTCGACGAACCACTCTCGGGTGCCCGGTTCACCGCCGGCGAGCAGACCCTCAACGGTTCCAATGCGCTCAGCTTCGTCCGTCAGCGGCACGACCTGCCCCGCGGCGACCTCGACCGCATCGTCCGGCAGCAGGTGTTCATGGCCTCGCTCGTCCGGCAGGTCCTCAGCGCCAAGACGCTGACCAACCCGGGCAAGCTGAACCAGCTCTCCACCGCCGTGCAGCGTTCGGTGGTCCTCGATTCGGACTGGGACATCATCGACTTCGCGACCCAGCTGCAGGACCTGGCAGGCGGCAACGTCAAGTTCGAGACCATTCCGGTCGTCGACATCAACGGCATGACCGACTACGGCGAGTCGATCGTCCAGGTCGACCCGAAGGCCGTGCGCAAGTACGTCGCCGGGCTCGTCGGAGCGGAGGCGCCCGACGACTCCGCCGACGACGCCTCGACGACGTCGTCCACGGTGCCCACCACGATGCCCGACATCGACGTCTCGTCGGTCACCGTCGACGTCGCCAACGACAGCAGCATCAGCGGTCTGGCCGCGAGTGTCGGCGACATCCTCGCGGCCGAGGGATTCGCGCTCGGCGACGTCGGCAACAACACCGGCACCTCGGTGACCCGCACGGCCGTGTACGCGAAGAAGGCGGACAGCGAAGCCGCGCAGGCGGTCTCGGTGACGCTCGGCGGCCTGCCCGTCGAGGAGGACTCGTCGCTGGCGTCCGGTGAGGTCCGCGTCGTGCTCGCCGGCGACTACAAGAGCCCCACCGGATCGTCGTCCACGTCGGACGGTGTCTCGAGTGCCGGCACCTCCCCCACCCCCGTCGAACCGGGCCCCGCGATCGACGCCGGGAACAAGGGCCCACACTGTGTGAACTGAGCCGACCCGGAGCGGGCGCCCGCCCGCTCCGGCCCGACGAACGGACGACACCCGTGCCCAATCTGACCACCGCGCTGCTCGACCCGATCCTCGCCGCCGATCCGGCCGGGCCGCGGATCACCTACTACGACGACGCCACCGGTGAGCGCATCGAACTGTCGGCGGTCACGCTCGCCAACTGGGCGGCCAAGACCGCGAACTTGCTGGCCGACGAGTTCGGGCTGCTGCCCGGGGCCCGGGTCGCGGTGCTGCTGCCGGCGCACTGGCAGACCGCCGCGGTGCTGCTGGGCGCGTGGTGGGCCGGGCTCGAGGTCACGCTCGACGCCGACCCGGACGCCGAGGCCGCGCTCGTCACGGCCGACCGCCTGGGCGACGTCGCCGACGTCGCCGAGGTCGCGGTGCTGTCGCTGGACGCCTTCGGCCGTCCGGCCCCGGATCTGCCGGTGGGGGTCACCGACTACGCGACCGCGGTGCGCGTGCACGGCGACCAGTTCCGGGCCGTGGCCGGAACCGGTGCCGCGCTCGACGGTCGCAGTGTCGACGACGTCGTGGCCGCGGCCCGCGCCGCCGCCGGCGAGCAGCACGTCGGGGCCGGCGACCGGGTGCTCTCGACGCGCCGTTGGCCCACCGCGGACGACGTCGTGACCGGACTGCTGTCGATACTCGCGGTGGGCGCCTCGCTGGTGCAGGTCTCGAATCCCGATGCGGGGGCGATGGAGCGCCGCGTCGTGTCCGAGAAGGTCACCACCCAACTGGCCGGGTGACGCGACGGCGCGGTCTCACGCCAGCGCCGCCACCGGCGCCGTCCCGGCCGCCCGCCGGGCCGGGAGCAGGGCGGCGATCACGCCGGCGAGTCCGCCGCCCGCGACGATCGCGGCGAGCGTCAACCACGGCAGCGTGCCCAGTTGGAGGTCGTCGAACCCGAACAGTGCCGCCGACCCGGTGATCCCGAACGCCAATCCCAGCACCACGCCCAACGCGGCCGCGACGCCCGCGATCAGCAGCGCCTCCCACAGCAGCAGCGACCGCAGACCCGAGCGCGTCAGCCCGAGCGCCCGCAGCAGACCCGATTCGCGGCGCCGTTCGAGCACCGACAGCGCCATCGTGTTGCCGACGCCGATCAGTGCGATCACCACGGCCACCGACAGCAGACCCGCGACGATCAGCAGCAGGGTGTCGAGCACGGTGTCCAGCGTCGCGCGCATCGCGAGCGAGCCGCCCACCTCGCTGCCCGGCGCCATCCGGTCCGCCAGCGAGGTGATCTCGTCCTGGACCGCCCGGCCGTCGGCGCCGAGCCCGTCGGACAACCGGATCCACAGCTGGTCGTCGACCACCTGCGACGACAACGCCGCCAGCGTGCGGCGATCCAGCAGGACCGGGGCACCGTCCACACCGGTGCCCACCGTCACCTCGCTGCGTCCGGCGTTGCCGCTCAGCACCACCCGGTCGCCGGCGGCGAGGCCGGAGCGGCGGCGCTCGTCCGGCCCCAGCAGCAACTGACCCGCCGCGGGCAGGTCGATGTCGGTGCGCAGCGTCGCCCGCACCGCCGCGACGTCCACTCCCACCGCCGAGAGCGCGGTGCCGTCCGGCAGCGTGACCTCCGCGGTCCCCAGCGGCGCCGCGGCCGCGACGCCGTCGAGGCGCCGTACCGTGTCGATGAACTCGGCCGGCAGTCCGGGCGCGGTGTGCGAGGCGACGGTCACGTCCACCGGGAACTGGTCGTCGACCGCGCCGGGCGCGCTGGCCTTGGTGACCGCGATACCCACGACGAGGGTGCTGGTGAGCGTGACGCCGATGAGCAGCGCGGTCGCGGTTGCCGCCGTGCGCCGCGGGTTGCGGCCGGCGTTACCGGCGGCGAGCAGGCCCACCGGGCCGCCGAACCGTCCCACCACTGCGCCCACCCCGGCGACCACCGCCGGCACGATCCGTTGACTCAGCACCACGATCGCGACGAACGTCAGGAGCCCGCCAGCACACGCGATCAGGACCTGCGCGCCCGCCACCCCGGCGGCGAGGATGCCCACGCCGGCGAGGAGCGCGGCCGTGCCCCCGATCCGCCGGCTGCGCGAGACCGCGACGGCCTCGGGTGCCGACTCGAGGGGCTGCAGTGCCGCCAGCGGCGACACCCGGGTCGCGGCCCGTCCGGGCGCCGACGCGGCCACCATCGTCATCGCCACCCCGACGGCGATGCCGACGAGCACCGTCACCGGGGTGACGCTCACACCGTGCAGCGGAATCGGCACGTCGGCGGCCGTCGCGAGTCGGGCCACCGCCCACGCGGCCAGGACGCCCAGCCCCACGCCCAGCACCGAGGCGACGACGCCCACCCCGGCCGCCTCGACGCGGACGCTGCCGCGGACCTGCGTCGCCGTCGCACCCACACAGCGCAGCAGCGCCAGTTCCCGGGTCCGCGCGGCCAGCAGCACCGCGAACGTGTTGGCGATGACCAGACCCGCGACCACCACCGCGATCGCCCCGAACGCGAGCAGCACGCTCGCCAGCAGGTCCGCATCGCCCAGGAACCGCTGCGAGGCCAACTCTGCTTGTCGGGCACCAGTTTCCACGGTGGCGTCCGCGGGAAGGAACGAGCGCAGCCGCTCCGCCAGTTGCGTCTGCGACAGGCTGCCGTCGCCGGCGACGCGGATCTCGTGGCTGCCGACGCCGCCGGTCCACGCGTTCAGCTGTGCGGTGGTGGCGTACACCGTGGTGCCGTCCAGCTGCTGCGCGGTCCCGGCGAGGTCGATCCGGCCCACCACCGTCGCGACGGCGGCCGTCGTCCGCTCGCCGCCGAGCGCGGTCACCGTGACCTCGCCGCCGAGCGGGATGCCCGCGGACGTGGGGACCGCGACCTCGCCGAGTGCGGCGGGAAACCGCCCGTCCGACAGCCGCTGCCAGCGCAGCCCCGGATCCTCGGACAGCGAGACCGCCGAACCCCACGACGCGCTCTCCCCGGGGCGTCCGACCTTGGCGCTCGCCGCGATGTCGTCGGCCACCGCCCGCACCCCCGGAACCGCCGCGACCGCGGCCGCGTCGACGGGCCCGGTGACGACGGCGTCCGTGGTGGCGTACTGCCCGGCCAGCGAATCGGTCACCCCGTCCTCGACGGTGGAGTTGAGCGCCAGGGTGGCGACGATGAACGCCACCGCGATGACGACCGCGAGCACCGAGGCGACGTACCGTCCGGCGTGTGCGCGCATCTGCGCCCAGGCCAGCCCGCGCATCAGCGTGCCCCGCTGAGGTCGTCGGCGCCCAGCGACCGCATCGTCTCGATGACTGAATCCGTTGTCGGGCGGTCGATCTCGCCGGCGATGCTGCCGTCGGCGAGGAGCACGACCCGGTCGGCGTAGGACGCGGCGACCGGATCGTGCGTCACCATGACCACGGTCTGACCGGTCTCACGCACGCTCGACCGCAACAGATCCAGCACCTCGGCGCCCGTGCGGGAGTCGAGGTTGCCGGTGGGCTCGTCGGCGAAGATCACGTCTGGTTGCGGCAGCAGCGCACGTGCCACCGCGACCCGCTGCTGCTGCCCGCCGGACAGCTCGTGCGGACGGTGCCCGAGCCGGTCGGCGAGCCCCAGCCGGCGCACCACCTCGTCGCGCCAGCCCTGTTCGGGCACCCGTCCGGCCAGGCGCAACGGCAGCAGCATGTTCTCCTCGGCCGAGAGCACCGGCAGCAGGTTGAACGCCTGGAACACGAATCCGATGCGCTCACGGCGCAGTTCGGTCAGCTCCCGGTCCCCCAGCGCCGTGATCTCGGTGCCACCCACGTGCACGGTCCCGGCCGTCGCGACGTCGAGGCCGGCCAGACAGTGCATCAGCGTCGACTTGCCCGACCCGGACGGGCCCATGATCGCCGTGAAGACCCCGGACCCGAAGTCGACGTCGACACCGCGCAGCGCCTGGACCGCGGTGTCGCCGGTGCCGTACGTCCTGGTCAGGCCCCGGGCCCACACCTTCTCGTCACCAATTCTCATGCCCTCGACGCTATGGCCGGGCCCGGGTGTTCCACATCGGCGCGCGGAGCGATCTGCAACCGCGCCGGCGTCATCCCCGGGTAGGACGCCGCATCAGACCCCACGGCGATCGACGGGGCGGGCGGTGCTCAGTCGGCGCCGAGCAGATCCTGCGGCCGGACCAGACCCACCTGGAAGGCGTACACCACGGCCTGCACGCGGTCTCGGGACCCCGTCTTCGAGAGCACCCGTCCCACATGGGTTTTGACGGTGGCCTCGGAGACGCAGAACTTCGCGGCGATCTCGGTGTTCGACAGTCCGTGGGCCATCGCCGCGAGCACCTCGATCTCGCGGGGTGTCAGGTCGTCCGGAAGCGACGGCTGCACCGAGTGGCCCAGCAGCGGCCCCACGTGCTGCAGCAGCTTGCGGGTGGACCGGGCCTCGATGACGGCGTCGCCGCGGTGGACGGTGCGGATGGCCTCCAGCAGCTCCTCGGGCGGGACGTCCTTGAGCAGGAAGCCGCTGGCGCCCGCACTGATCGCGGACATCACGTACTCGTCGTTCTCGAACGTGGTGAGCACCACCACCTTCGGTGACTGCTCGGGTTCGGTGAGCCGCCGGGTGGCCTCGATGCCGTCCATGTTCGGCATCTGGACGTCCATCAGCACGACGTCGACGGCGGTGCGCGACAGCACGTCGAGGGCGGCGGTGCCGTCGGACGCCTCGAGCACCACCTCGAGGTCCGGCTGCGAGTCGATCACCATGCGGAACCCGGCGCGCACGAGTTGCTGGTCGTCGACGAGGGCCACGCGGATCATGTCGTCCAGCCTAGGGCGCGGAGTACGGCAGCCGGCCCCGCACCCGGTATCCGCCGCCCGCGACGGGTGCGGCCACCAGGGAGCCGCCGTGCAGCTTGGCCCGCTCGGTCATCCCGATCACGCCCTGGCCACCCGGGGACGCCTCGATGAGGGCCGCCGCGCCGCCCCGGCCGTCGTCGGTGACGACGAGTTCGAGTTCGCTTGTGCCCCAGTCCACGTCGACGCAGGCGTGGGCACCGGGGCCGGCGTGCTTGAGCACGTTCGTCAGCGACTCCTGCACGATCCGGTACGCGGTGAGCCCGGCACCGGCGGACAACTCCCGGGGCGGGCCGGTCACCCGCAGCACGACGTCCAGGCCGCCGCGCTGCAGCTCGGCCACCAGCGCGGGGATGTCGGTGGCGCCGGGCACCGCGGCGAACTCGCGGGGACGATCCTCGCGCAGCACCGACAGCAGCGCGCGCATGTCGGTGAGCGCCTGTCGCCCGGTCGCGGCGATCGTCTCGAGCGCGGTCACGGCCGCCTGCGGATCCTTCGCGGCGCTGTAGCGACCGCCGTCCGCCTGCGCGATGACGACCGTGAGCGAGTGCGCGACGATGTCGTGCATCTCCCGCGCGATGCGGGTGCGTTCGCCCAGCGCCGCCAGTTCGGCCTCCTGCGCGCGTTCGAGTTCGAGCAGGCGTGCGCGTTCGGTGAGCCCCTCGATCTCCTTCATACGCACCCGGCGCAGATCACCGAACGCCCACACCGCCAGCACGAACACGACCAGGAACGTCGAGGTGATGACCGCCTGCTGCCAGCCGCGGCCCTCGTACGCGAAGTACTCGAGACCGCCGACGGCCGCGCCGCCGATCGCGATGAGCAGCGCGGTGTAGCTGGCCCACCGCGGCGTGTACGCGGCGAACGCGTACAACGCGATGGGCACGGCGATCACGCTGGGCAGCAGCATGTCGGGGATCAGCACCAGGTGCGCGATCGCGAACGCGGCCACGACGAAACCCGAGACGACGGTGCGCGACCGCCGCCACGCCAGCGGCACCGTCATGCCGAGCGAGACCACCGCGGCGGCCGCGCCGCCCCCGACGGCCGACACGAGGCACGCGAACGTCAGGAAGGCCGCCACCACGCGATCGATCCCGACCGCGTGGGCGGCGCTCCAGCGGTACCAGCGCTCGCTCAGCCGGTAACGGGCAGGGAATCCGGGCATGCGGTCAGCCTAGAACCCGCCCGGCCCCGCTCAGCCGAGCAGCTTGGCGCGCAGCGCCTCGTCCTTCTCCAGGACCATCTTCTCCAGGCCGGCCTGGAAGTCCGCCATCCGCTGCTGCAGGGCCGGATCGGACGCGCCCAGGATGCGCGCCGCCAGCAGACCGGCGTTGCGGGCGCCCCCGATCGACACGGTCGCGACCGGGACACCGGCCGGCATCTGCACGATCGACAGCAGCGAGTCCATGCCGTCGAGGTACTTCAGCGGAACCGGGACGCCGATCACCGGCAGCGGCGTCGCCGACGCCACCATGCCGGGAAGGTGCGCGGCGCCACCGGCGCCCGCGATGATCACCTTGAGTCCGCGCCCGGCCGCGTCCCGCGCGTAGTCGAGCATGCGCTGCGGGGTGCGGTGCGCCGACACGACGCCCACCTCGAAGCGGACACCGAACTCCGCGAGCGCCTCGGCGGCCGCCTCCATCGTCGGCCAATCCGAGTCGCTGCCCATGATCAGCCCGACGAGGGGCCCGTTCGATTCAGTCACTTGCCGTCCGCTCCTGTGTGATCGTTTCGGAATTGCCGTCGAGCCCGGTCAGGACCGACCGTGCTCGTCCCACCCGTCGGTCCATTCGGCGTGCGACAGCCAGTGCGCCGCCCGCTCGGCCCGCTCGCGCACCGCGGCCACGTACGCCGGGTCGTCGATCGAACCGGAGGCCGCGCCGAGCACGTTCACGTGCCCGATCTTGCGGTCCTTCCGCTCGCCCTTGCCGTACAGGTGCACCTTCGCGTCGGGCATCCGTGCGAACAGGTGGTGCAGACGCTCGTCCATGCTCATGGCAGGTGCCTCGGGCGCGCCCAGCACGTTCGCCATCACGGTGACGGGCGCGATCGGCGACGGATCGCCGAGCGGGTAGTCGAGGACCGCGCGCAGATGCTGCTCGAACTGCGACGTTCGCGCCCCGTCCTGCGTCCAGTGACCGGAGTTGTGCGGGCGCATCGCGAGTTCGTTCACGACCAGCGCGCCGTCGGTGGTCTCGAACAGCTCGACGGCCATCGAGCCGACGACACCCAACTCCGACGCCACGCGCAGCGCCAACTGCTCGGCCTCGGCGGACAGTTCCTTCGACAGCTGCGGCGCCGGCGCCAGCACCACCGCGCACTGGCCGCTCCGCTGCACGGTCTCGACGACCGGCCACGAGGCGCCCTGCCCGAACGGCGAGCGCGCGACCATCGCCGACAGCTCCCGGGTGAAGTCGACGGCCTGCTCGACCATGAGCTGCACGCCCCGGTCGAGCTGCTCGCTCACGATCGCCTCGGCCTCGTCGGAGTCGTCGGTGATCCACACGCCGCGCCCGTCGTAACCGCCGCGCACCGCCTTGATCACCACCGGCCAGCCGTGCTCGGCGCCGAATCGGACGACGTCCTCGGCCCACGTGACCTCCGCGAACGGCGGGACGGGCGCACCCATCTCGCTGAGCTTGCGGCGCATCGCCAGCTTGTCCTGCGCGTACACGAGCGCCTGCGGCGGCGGCTGCACGTTCACGCCCTCGGAGACCAGCACGTCGAGGTGCTCGGTGGGGACGTGTTCGTGATCGAACGTGAGGGCGTTGGAGCCGAGCGCAGCCTTGCGCAGCGCGGCGAGATCGGTGTGGCTGCCGAGCACGACGTCCGGGCTGACCTGCGCCGCGGGTTCGTCGAGGCTGCCCGCGAGCACCCGCAGGGTCTGTCCCAACTCGACGGCCGCCTGATGCGTCATGCGGGCGAGCTGGCCGCCGCCGACCATCGTCACCACGGGCATCCCGCTGGGCAGATCACGCGGCGGTGTGGGGCGAGCTTCGGTTTCAGATTTGCCGGTCACGACACACCATGGTGTCACGTCGGTGCGGGCCCGGTTCTGCCGAGGTCATCCGTCGTCGCAACCTGTGAAGAACCTGATAGATCGCGGTCCGCTGCAAACGCGACCGCCGCAGCTTCGTACAATACTTCGTTGTGTCTTTCGTCGACGCGGCGATGAGCCGAGTTCCCCAGCCCTTCCGGGCCGTCGTCCTCCGCCACCACGAGCTGATCAAGTTCGCAATCGTCGGCGGGACGACGATGGTGGTCGACCTCGCCTTCTTCTACACCCTCAGCCTCACGGTTCTCGAGCAGAAACCGGTGGTCGCGAAGATCTTCTCCGGTGTGGTCGCGACGATCCTGAGCTACATCCTCAACCGTGAGTGGTCGTTCAAGCACCGCGGTGGCCGCGAGCGCCACCACGAGGCGCTGCTGTTCTTCACGATCAGCGGCATCGGCGTCGTCATCGCCGCCGCCCCGCTGTGGATCGCCAACAACGTGTTCGACATCCGGTCGTCGGTGAGCTTCACGACGCTGATGATCGTCGACTTCGTCCTCAACTACATCATCGGCAACCTGCTGCAGATGGTGTTCCGGTTCTGGTCCTTCCGTCGCTGGGTGTTCCCCGAGGAGACGCCCCGCCACGAGGTCATCGACCGGCCCGCGCCCGTCGAGATCACCGGGGACGAGTCCGGCCTCCTCTAGCGCCCGGTCTCACCGCGGCTCGTGGATGCCCGCCACGCGGGTGGGTGCGTCGTCGCGCACCGGAGCGAGGAACACCGCGAACAGCGCCGGGCGTCGGCGCTGCAGCTCGAGCCGCCCGCCGTCGGCCTCCACCAGCGCCCGGGCCAGGGCCAGTCCCACGCCCGTCGACCCGGCCCCGGAGAAGCCGCGGTCGAAGATGTGCGGCGCCAGTTCGTCGCTTACACCCTCCCCCTCGTCGGACACCTCCACGCAGACGCGGGAGTCGCGCGCCTCGGCGGACCCGCTGCGCCCGGCGGGGCCGGGGACCAGCCGCACCGACACCGTGCACGTGCCCGCGCCGTGCTGCAGGGAGTTGTCGATCAGCACCGACACCGCCTCCCGCAGCCGGGACCCGGTCGCCGACGACGTCAGCCGCGGCTCGCCGCGCAGGCGCAGGATCCGGCCCGCGTCCTTGTAGGGGCCCTGCCAGTCGGCGACGACACTCGCGAGCTCCCCCACCACCGACACCGGTTCGCGGGTGGCCGCGTCGCTGTCGCGGGACGACCGGACGAGGTCGTCGACCGCGAGCGTGAGCCGGTCCACCTGCGCCATCGCTTCCTCGGCCTCGTGCACGACGTCCGGATCGGGATGTCCGGACAGCTCGTCGAGCCGCAGCCGCACCGCGGTGAGGCGGCTGCGCAGCTGGTGCGAGACGTCGCCGACGAGAGCGTGCTCGCGTTGCAGCCGCCCGGATATCTCGACGGTCGCCGAGTCGAGAACGTCGGACACCCGGTCCAGTTCGGGGATGCCGTGCCGCCGGGAGTCGGGCCGGAAGTCGCCCTCGGCGAGCCGCGCGGCCCGCTCGGCGACGTCGCGCAGCGGGTCCGCGAGCCGACGCGCGGTGACCACCGCGACGCC is part of the Rhodococcus sp. SGAir0479 genome and encodes:
- the rfbD gene encoding dTDP-4-dehydrorhamnose reductase, whose amino-acid sequence is MRRILVTGARGQLGARLLQCAEAAGVSAVGVGSAELDITDREAVDSWVEPGSVVVNCAAYTAVDAAESDEAAAAAVNERGARNVAEACARAGAGLIHVSTDYVFPGDAHAPYEADDATGPRSAYGRTKLAGEQAVRRALPDAQVVRTAWVYTGADSDFVATMLRLERERETVQVVDDQLGSPTYAVDLAAGLLELARTGGRGVPTLHATNAGSATWFDLARAVFAEVGADPERVRACSSAEFVRPAPRPAYSVLSPRSWEAAGLTPLRPWRDALADALARLG
- a CDS encoding LCP family protein; this translates as MRIDRQGGARVPQEPTARQVPRPPAPASRIQIAVAVAAVLVLVVTGFAWRSVDSLRSSLATIGDLGLGGGKDGAVDILLVGTDSRTDAHGNPLSESELASLRAGEEVASNTDTIILVRVPNDGSSATAISIPRDAYVDVPGIGKSKINAAYGATKESERQELVEDGKSESEAEKQSTKAGREALIKSVANLTGITVDHYAEIGLLGFVLLTDAVGGVDVCLNAAVDEPLSGARFTAGEQTLNGSNALSFVRQRHDLPRGDLDRIVRQQVFMASLVRQVLSAKTLTNPGKLNQLSTAVQRSVVLDSDWDIIDFATQLQDLAGGNVKFETIPVVDINGMTDYGESIVQVDPKAVRKYVAGLVGAEAPDDSADDASTTSSTVPTTMPDIDVSSVTVDVANDSSISGLAASVGDILAAEGFALGDVGNNTGTSVTRTAVYAKKADSEAAQAVSVTLGGLPVEEDSSLASGEVRVVLAGDYKSPTGSSSTSDGVSSAGTSPTPVEPGPAIDAGNKGPHCVN
- a CDS encoding TIGR03089 family protein, which encodes MPNLTTALLDPILAADPAGPRITYYDDATGERIELSAVTLANWAAKTANLLADEFGLLPGARVAVLLPAHWQTAAVLLGAWWAGLEVTLDADPDAEAALVTADRLGDVADVAEVAVLSLDAFGRPAPDLPVGVTDYATAVRVHGDQFRAVAGTGAALDGRSVDDVVAAARAAAGEQHVGAGDRVLSTRRWPTADDVVTGLLSILAVGASLVQVSNPDAGAMERRVVSEKVTTQLAG
- the purE gene encoding 5-(carboxyamino)imidazole ribonucleotide mutase codes for the protein MGSDSDWPTMEAAAEALAEFGVRFEVGVVSAHRTPQRMLDYARDAAGRGLKVIIAGAGGAAHLPGMVASATPLPVIGVPVPLKYLDGMDSLLSIVQMPAGVPVATVSIGGARNAGLLAARILGASDPALQQRMADFQAGLEKMVLEKDEALRAKLLG
- a CDS encoding ABC transporter ATP-binding protein: MRIGDEKVWARGLTRTYGTGDTAVQALRGVDVDFGSGVFTAIMGPSGSGKSTLMHCLAGLDVATAGTVHVGGTEITALGDRELTELRRERIGFVFQAFNLLPVLSAEENMLLPLRLAGRVPEQGWRDEVVRRLGLADRLGHRPHELSGGQQQRVAVARALLPQPDVIFADEPTGNLDSRTGAEVLDLLRSSVRETGQTVVMVTHDPVAASYADRVVLLADGSIAGEIDRPTTDSVIETMRSLGADDLSGAR
- a CDS encoding sensor histidine kinase; this translates as MPGFPARYRLSERWYRWSAAHAVGIDRVVAAFLTFACLVSAVGGGAAAAVVSLGMTVPLAWRRSRTVVSGFVVAAFAIAHLVLIPDMLLPSVIAVPIALYAFAAYTPRWASYTALLIAIGGAAVGGLEYFAYEGRGWQQAVITSTFLVVFVLAVWAFGDLRRVRMKEIEGLTERARLLELERAQEAELAALGERTRIAREMHDIVAHSLTVVIAQADGGRYSAAKDPQAAVTALETIAATGRQALTDMRALLSVLREDRPREFAAVPGATDIPALVAELQRGGLDVVLRVTGPPRELSAGAGLTAYRIVQESLTNVLKHAGPGAHACVDVDWGTSELELVVTDDGRGGAAALIEASPGGQGVIGMTERAKLHGGSLVAAPVAGGGYRVRGRLPYSAP
- a CDS encoding response regulator transcription factor — translated: MIRVALVDDQQLVRAGFRMVIDSQPDLEVVLEASDGTAALDVLSRTAVDVVLMDVQMPNMDGIEATRRLTEPEQSPKVVVLTTFENDEYVMSAISAGASGFLLKDVPPEELLEAIRTVHRGDAVIEARSTRKLLQHVGPLLGHSVQPSLPDDLTPREIEVLAAMAHGLSNTEIAAKFCVSEATVKTHVGRVLSKTGSRDRVQAVVYAFQVGLVRPQDLLGAD
- a CDS encoding 5-(carboxyamino)imidazole ribonucleotide synthase, with product MPVVTMVGGGQLARMTHQAAVELGQTLRVLAGSLDEPAAQVSPDVVLGSHTDLAALRKAALGSNALTFDHEHVPTEHLDVLVSEGVNVQPPPQALVYAQDKLAMRRKLSEMGAPVPPFAEVTWAEDVVRFGAEHGWPVVIKAVRGGYDGRGVWITDDSDEAEAIVSEQLDRGVQLMVEQAVDFTRELSAMVARSPFGQGASWPVVETVQRSGQCAVVLAPAPQLSKELSAEAEQLALRVASELGVVGSMAVELFETTDGALVVNELAMRPHNSGHWTQDGARTSQFEQHLRAVLDYPLGDPSPIAPVTVMANVLGAPEAPAMSMDERLHHLFARMPDAKVHLYGKGERKDRKIGHVNVLGAASGSIDDPAYVAAVRERAERAAHWLSHAEWTDGWDEHGRS
- a CDS encoding ABC transporter permease is translated as MRGLAWAQMRAHAGRYVASVLAVVIAVAFIVATLALNSTVEDGVTDSLAGQYATTDAVVTGPVDAAAVAAVPGVRAVADDIAASAKVGRPGESASWGSAVSLSEDPGLRWQRLSDGRFPAALGEVAVPTSAGIPLGGEVTVTALGGERTTAAVATVVGRIDLAGTAQQLDGTTVYATTAQLNAWTGGVGSHEIRVAGDGSLSQTQLAERLRSFLPADATVETGARQAELASQRFLGDADLLASVLLAFGAIAVVVAGLVIANTFAVLLAARTRELALLRCVGATATQVRGSVRVEAAGVGVVASVLGVGLGVLAAWAVARLATAADVPIPLHGVSVTPVTVLVGIAVGVAMTMVAASAPGRAATRVSPLAALQPLESAPEAVAVSRSRRIGGTAALLAGVGILAAGVAGAQVLIACAGGLLTFVAIVVLSQRIVPAVVAGVGAVVGRFGGPVGLLAAGNAGRNPRRTAATATALLIGVTLTSTLVVGIAVTKASAPGAVDDQFPVDVTVASHTAPGLPAEFIDTVRRLDGVAAAAPLGTAEVTLPDGTALSAVGVDVAAVRATLRTDIDLPAAGQLLLGPDERRRSGLAAGDRVVLSGNAGRSEVTVGTGVDGAPVLLDRRTLAALSSQVVDDQLWIRLSDGLGADGRAVQDEITSLADRMAPGSEVGGSLAMRATLDTVLDTLLLIVAGLLSVAVVIALIGVGNTMALSVLERRRESGLLRALGLTRSGLRSLLLWEALLIAGVAAALGVVLGLAFGITGSAALFGFDDLQLGTLPWLTLAAIVAGGGLAGVIAALLPARRAAGTAPVAALA